A genome region from Haliotis asinina isolate JCU_RB_2024 chromosome 11, JCU_Hal_asi_v2, whole genome shotgun sequence includes the following:
- the LOC137256119 gene encoding uncharacterized protein, giving the protein MLVCGLHFLCLAALYCWKREAKIMKVTELHLLWYLCSVASLTYVYLITVGSIGMLAQQYTLPFPPKVKDTAAERFQPNSALKQLIQYNAAWDQADRQVPVFTSSGSTSNNSVSAPKSHGQPEKFLIYLCQRGKYCGGLTDRMIGIVTAYIASEIMGRRFGIKFESPCYLSTYLEPNLIDWEISPLALRNKTSRESVHLGNAGFGVKMNKYLENLAKIDIIYYRGNVDTLAHLMKQKLIRSVQWARGKSLVDVYKTALTRLFKHSKRLNEKYKLFKSTLTHGPRQLICSHMRMGRSDTLTSDSNLTLALRPRPDSVIQFVNNSFKSRQADLFLATDSEEIRQRFKKEFPDNFREVEGPITHIDQGRGRYNCEAMGKVILDQYILSTCKTLIMSNSGFSRLAAIMRGSDLDLYLALNNGKIIRQKRRNPSLSYRRR; this is encoded by the exons ATGCTTGTTTGCGGTTTGCACTTCCTGTGCCTTGCAGCGTTGTATTGTTGGAAGCGGGAGGCGAAAATTATGAAAGTG ACAGAGCTCCATCTGTTGTGGTACCTGTGCTCCGTAGCGTCGCTGACGTATGTCTACCTCATCACCGTCGGGAGCATCGGCATGCTTGCCCAACAGTACACTCTACCCTTCCCGCCAAAGGTCAAGGACACTGCAGCAGAACGGTTTCAGCCAAATAGTGCCTTGAAGCAGCTTATACAGTACAACGCCGCCTGGGATCAAGCTGACAGACAAGTTCCAGTTTTCACGTCTTCCGGTTCTACCTCCAACAATTCCGTGAGTGCGCCGAAAAGTCATGGTCAGCCTGAAAAGTTCCTCATTTATCTGTGTCAGCGTGGGAAATACTGCGGGGGACTTACGGATAGGATGATAGGTATCGTCACAGCTTACATTGCTTCTGAGATAATGGGCAGGAGGTTTGGAATCAAGTTCGAATCCCCGTGTTACCTTTCTACATACCTCGAGCCAAATCTTATCGACTGGGAAATAAGCCCTTTGGCTCTGAGAAACAAAACCTCCAGGGAAAGTGTACATCTGGGGAATGCCGGGTTTggtgtgaaaatgaataaataccTAGAAAATCTGGCTAAGATAGATATCATTTACTACAGGGGCAACGTGGATACGTTGGCACATTTAATGAAACAGAAACTGATCAGATCTGTGCAGTGGGCTCGAGGCAAGTCCCTGGTCGACGTGTACAAGACGGCGCTGACCCGCTTGTTTAAACATTCGAAGCGTCTGAATGAGAAGTACAAACTCTttaagtcaactttgacacacGGTCCGAGACAACTGATATGCTCGCACATGCGCATGGGAAGGAGTGATACTTTAACCAGTGATTCCAACTTAACTCTTGCCCTTCGACCCCGACCGGACTCAGTGATCCAGTTTGTGAACAATAGCTTTAAGTCCAGACAGGCAGATCTGTTCCTTGCAACTGATTCTGAGGAAATTCGCCAGAGATTCAAAAAAGAGTTCCCCGATAATTTCCGCGAAGTAGAAGGGCCGATAACTCACATAGACCAAGGCAGGGGGCGCTACAATTGCGAGGCAATGGGTAAGGTGATACTTGATCAGTATATTTTGTCCACGTGTAAAACTCTAATCATGTCGAATAGTGGATTCAGTCGACTTGCCGCAATTATGCGAGgttctgaccttgacctttacctGGCCTTGAACAACGGGAAGATCATTCGCCAAAAGAGAAGGAACCCTTCACTGTCGTACCGTAGACGCTGA
- the LOC137256120 gene encoding lanC-like protein 2 isoform X2, which translates to MSDRAFRNPFPDYDGESVLTEEGKLPKPYMKQLRDKISELLSCVESAGPEAEDSVYVGGAGRAALYLHLHSTVGEGKVEEYLQKALANLQHPLSSLKGRKLSFMCGDAGPLALGAIVYSKLGQAKKSKDCLQRLESFHRKVISDDTIPDEILFGRTGYLYALLLIRRELGRDFVNSEIISKVVQAVLDSGQRMSKNQGWSHPLMYAWHDKHYLGSAHGLAGIFYMLMQVQDPSFSSALTSLVKPSIDYMLTLRFPSGNCPSSLGSSSGDKLVHWCHGAPGWIHMFLLAYKTFGDQQYLEAAKDCADVIWKRGLLKKGYGICHGTAGNAYAFIAMFKLTKDQKYLYRACKFADWCCDFGTHGCGTPDRPYSLFEGMSGTIYFLADLMDPLNARFPAFEL; encoded by the exons ATGTCAGACAGAGCCTTTCGCAATCCCTTCCCGGATTACGATGGAGAAAGTGTTCTGACTGAGGAGGGAAAG CTTCCCAAGCCCTATATGAAGCAGCTGAGGGACAAGATTAGTGAACTGCTCTCCTGTGTGGAGTCGGCAGGTCCTGAGGCCGAGGACAGTGTTTATGTCGGAGGAGCAG GCAGAGCTGCTTTGTACCTCCACCTGCACTCAACAGTTGGTGAAGGGAAGGTAGAGGAATACCTCCAGAAGGCTCTTGCAAACTTACAGCACCCTCTGTCTTCCCTGAAGGGGAGGAAACTCTCCTTCATGTGTGGTGATGCTGGTCCACTGGCCCTTGGTGCTATTGTGTACAGTAAACTAGGCCAGGCTAAAAAGAGCAAGGATTGTTTACagag ATTGGAGTCTTTCCATAGAAAGGTGATAAGTGATGATACCATACCAGACGAAATTCTGTTTGGTCGCACCGGCTACTTGTACGCACTGCTGCTCATTAGAAGAGAGCTGGGGAGGGACTTTGTGAACTCAGAGATTATTTCCAAG GTTGTCCAAGCAGTGCTGGATTCGGGCCAGAGGATGTCCAAAAACCAGGGCTGGTCTCACCCCTTGATGTATGCATGGCATGACAAGCACTACCTGGGGTCTGCCCACGGACTGGCTGGAATCTTCTACATGCTCATGCAG GTACAAGATCCCAGTTTCAGCAGTGCCCTGACATCGCTGGTTAAACCTAGCATTGACTACATGCTGACACTTCGCTTCCCTTCTGGAAACTGTCCCTCCTCACTTGGAAGTAGTTCCGGTGACAAACTAGTTCACTGGTGTCATGGAGCCCCAGGCTGGATCCACATGTTTTTACTTGCTTACAAG ACATTTGGAGATCAGCAGTATCTGGAGGCAGCCAAGGACTGTGCTGATGTCATCTGGAAGCGAGGTCTGCTGAAAAAGGGGTATGGCATCTGTCACGGAACAGCTGGCAATGCCTATGCTTTCATTGCAATGTTTAAACTCACCAAGGACCAGAAATACCTATACAGGGCCTGCAAG TTTGCTGACTGGTGCTGTGACTTCGGAACGCATGGATGTGGGACTCCAGACCGACCATACTCTCTGTTTGAAG GAATGTCTGGCACCATTTACTTCCTGGCTGATCTCATGGATCCTCTCAACGCCAGATTTCCAGCTTTCGAACTCTGA
- the LOC137256120 gene encoding lanC-like protein 2 isoform X1 — protein MSDRAFRNPFPDYDGESVLTEEGKLPKPYMKQLRDKISELLSCVESAGPEAEDSVYVGGAGRAALYLHLHSTVGEGKVEEYLQKALANLQHPLSSLKGRKLSFMCGDAGPLALGAIVYSKLGQAKKSKDCLQRLESFHRKVISDDTIPDEILFGRTGYLYALLLIRRELGRDFVNSEIISKVVQAVLDSGQRMSKNQGWSHPLMYAWHDKHYLGSAHGLAGIFYMLMQVQDPSFSSALTSLVKPSIDYMLTLRFPSGNCPSSLGSSSGDKLVHWCHGAPGWIHMFLLAYKTFGDQQYLEAAKDCADVIWKRGLLKKGYGICHGTAGNAYAFIAMFKLTKDQKYLYRACKFADWCCDFGTHGCGTPDRPYSLFEGMSGTIYFLADLMDPLNARFPAFEL, from the exons ATGTCAGACAGAGCCTTTCGCAATCCCTTCCCGGATTACGATGGAGAAAGTGTTCTGACTGAGGAGGGAAAG CTTCCCAAGCCCTATATGAAGCAGCTGAGGGACAAGATTAGTGAACTGCTCTCCTGTGTGGAGTCGGCAGGTCCTGAGGCCGAGGACAGTGTTTATGTCGGAGGAGCAG GCAGAGCTGCTTTGTACCTCCACCTGCACTCAACAGTTGGTGAAGGGAAGGTAGAGGAATACCTCCAGAAGGCTCTTGCAAACTTACAGCACCCTCTGTCTTCCCTGAAGGGGAGGAAACTCTCCTTCATGTGTGGTGATGCTGGTCCACTGGCCCTTGGTGCTATTGTGTACAGTAAACTAGGCCAGGCTAAAAAGAGCAAGGATTGTTTACagag ATTGGAGTCTTTCCATAGAAAGGTGATAAGTGATGATACCATACCAGACGAAATTCTGTTTGGTCGCACCGGCTACTTGTACGCACTGCTGCTCATTAGAAGAGAGCTGGGGAGGGACTTTGTGAACTCAGAGATTATTTCCAAG GTTGTCCAAGCAGTGCTGGATTCGGGCCAGAGGATGTCCAAAAACCAGGGCTGGTCTCACCCCTTGATGTATGCATGGCATGACAAGCACTACCTGGGGTCTGCCCACGGACTGGCTGGAATCTTCTACATGCTCATGCAG GTACAAGATCCCAGTTTCAGCAGTGCCCTGACATCGCTGGTTAAACCTAGCATTGACTACATGCTGACACTTCGCTTCCCTTCTGGAAACTGTCCCTCCTCACTTGGAAGTAGTTCCGGTGACAAACTAGTTCACTGGTGTCATGGAGCCCCAGGCTGGATCCACATGTTTTTACTTGCTTACAAG ACATTTGGAGATCAGCAGTATCTGGAGGCAGCCAAGGACTGTGCTGATGTCATCTGGAAGCGAGGTCTGCTGAAAAAGGGGTATGGCATCTGTCACGGAACAGCTGGCAATGCCTATGCTTTCATTGCAATGTTTAAACTCACCAAGGACCAGAAATACCTATACAGGGCCTGCAAG TTTGCTGACTGGTGCTGTGACTTCGGAACGCATGGATGTGGGACTCCAGACCGACCATACTCTCTGTTTGAAG GAATGTCTGGCACCATTTACTTCCTGGCTGATCTCATGGATCCTCTCAATGCCAGATTTCCAGCTTTCGAACTCTGA
- the LOC137256120 gene encoding lanC-like protein 2 isoform X3 yields MSDRAFRNPFPDYDGESVLTEEGKLPKPYMKQLRDKISELLSCVESAGPEAEDSVYVGGAAALYLHLHSTVGEGKVEEYLQKALANLQHPLSSLKGRKLSFMCGDAGPLALGAIVYSKLGQAKKSKDCLQRLESFHRKVISDDTIPDEILFGRTGYLYALLLIRRELGRDFVNSEIISKVVQAVLDSGQRMSKNQGWSHPLMYAWHDKHYLGSAHGLAGIFYMLMQVQDPSFSSALTSLVKPSIDYMLTLRFPSGNCPSSLGSSSGDKLVHWCHGAPGWIHMFLLAYKTFGDQQYLEAAKDCADVIWKRGLLKKGYGICHGTAGNAYAFIAMFKLTKDQKYLYRACKFADWCCDFGTHGCGTPDRPYSLFEGMSGTIYFLADLMDPLNARFPAFEL; encoded by the exons ATGTCAGACAGAGCCTTTCGCAATCCCTTCCCGGATTACGATGGAGAAAGTGTTCTGACTGAGGAGGGAAAG CTTCCCAAGCCCTATATGAAGCAGCTGAGGGACAAGATTAGTGAACTGCTCTCCTGTGTGGAGTCGGCAGGTCCTGAGGCCGAGGACAGTGTTTATGTCGGAGGAGCAG CTGCTTTGTACCTCCACCTGCACTCAACAGTTGGTGAAGGGAAGGTAGAGGAATACCTCCAGAAGGCTCTTGCAAACTTACAGCACCCTCTGTCTTCCCTGAAGGGGAGGAAACTCTCCTTCATGTGTGGTGATGCTGGTCCACTGGCCCTTGGTGCTATTGTGTACAGTAAACTAGGCCAGGCTAAAAAGAGCAAGGATTGTTTACagag ATTGGAGTCTTTCCATAGAAAGGTGATAAGTGATGATACCATACCAGACGAAATTCTGTTTGGTCGCACCGGCTACTTGTACGCACTGCTGCTCATTAGAAGAGAGCTGGGGAGGGACTTTGTGAACTCAGAGATTATTTCCAAG GTTGTCCAAGCAGTGCTGGATTCGGGCCAGAGGATGTCCAAAAACCAGGGCTGGTCTCACCCCTTGATGTATGCATGGCATGACAAGCACTACCTGGGGTCTGCCCACGGACTGGCTGGAATCTTCTACATGCTCATGCAG GTACAAGATCCCAGTTTCAGCAGTGCCCTGACATCGCTGGTTAAACCTAGCATTGACTACATGCTGACACTTCGCTTCCCTTCTGGAAACTGTCCCTCCTCACTTGGAAGTAGTTCCGGTGACAAACTAGTTCACTGGTGTCATGGAGCCCCAGGCTGGATCCACATGTTTTTACTTGCTTACAAG ACATTTGGAGATCAGCAGTATCTGGAGGCAGCCAAGGACTGTGCTGATGTCATCTGGAAGCGAGGTCTGCTGAAAAAGGGGTATGGCATCTGTCACGGAACAGCTGGCAATGCCTATGCTTTCATTGCAATGTTTAAACTCACCAAGGACCAGAAATACCTATACAGGGCCTGCAAG TTTGCTGACTGGTGCTGTGACTTCGGAACGCATGGATGTGGGACTCCAGACCGACCATACTCTCTGTTTGAAG GAATGTCTGGCACCATTTACTTCCTGGCTGATCTCATGGATCCTCTCAATGCCAGATTTCCAGCTTTCGAACTCTGA